GCGTACTTCTCGCGTTTGGCCGGATCGACCGAGCCGCAGTTGACGCCCACGCGAATGGCGCAGTCGTTGTCGGCGGCCAGCCCGGCGAGGAAGCGGACCTTTTCCTGCCACGGCTTGCTGCGCTCGTGGTGATAAAGGTGGCCGGGGTTGTAGCGGACCTTGTTGACGTGCGGGGCCACCAGCGTCGCCAGCCGGTAGTTCTCTTGCAGATCGACCGAGAGATTGGCGTCGGTCTGCTTGCGGATTTCGGCCAGCGCCTCGGCGTCTTTGGTGCTGTCGACGGCGATGCGGACCACGTCGGCCCCGGCCTCGGCCAGCGCATTGACCTGGGCCACGGTGGCGTCGATGTCCTGAGTGTGCGTGGCCGTCATGCTTTGCACGGCCACCGGGCGGTTATCGCCGATGATCACCGAACCGATGCGGACGGGACGAGTGGGGTTGCGGGGAAGGGTCATGATTGGCTCCGGGGCTGATTTTGGATTTTGGATTTTGGATTTTGGATTTTGGATTTTGGCTTGCGGTGGCTCGGCCCGAGGTTGCTGTTAACACTAATGCGCTGCTGCGCCCGACTCGCCGACTGATGTAAGGTGGGACCAGCGAGCTTGCGAATTACGAGACGCCTCGCAGGCTCCAATCCAAAATCCAAAATCACCTCAACGCTCTAGGCAATGGAAACACGACATCTTCTTCACGCACCATGCGGCGTTCGACCTCGGCGTGAAACTCGTTCTGCAGCCAGTCCAGGCACTCCAACACCAGTTCCTCCGGTGCGCTGGCGCCGGCCGTGAGCACGACCGTTTCCGCGCCGCCGAACCAATCGGGATTGATGTCGCTGACGTCGTCGATGAGGTAGGCGTTGGCAAACTGTTCGGCGACTTCGGCCAGGCGAAGCGAGTTGGAGCTGTTGCGGCTGCCGACGACCAGCACCAGGTCGGCTTCGCGGGCCAGCTCGCGCACGGCCTCTTGCCGGTTTTGGGTGGCGTAGCAGATGTCCTCTTTCGGCGGGCCGACGATGGCCGGAAAGCTGCGACGCAATGCCGCGATGACCCGATTGGCGTCGTCGACGCTGAGCGTCGTTTGAGTCAAATAGGCGACCCGCTGCGGATCGGTCACCGTCACGCGGTCGACTTCATCAGGCGTCTCAATCAGGATAATCTGTTCGGGCGCCTCGCCCATCGTGCCAATCACTTCGTCGTGCCCTTCGTGACCGATCAGGAAAATGGTGTAGCCCTGCCGGGCAAACCGCGCGGCCTCGATGTGGACCTTCGTGACCAGCGGACACGTGGCGTCGATCGTCTTCAGCTTCCGCGCGCGGGCCTCTTGGCGCACCTGCGGCGAAACGCCATGAGCGCTGTAGAGCAGATTCGAGCCTTCCGGCACGTCGCCGATCGAATCGACGAACACCACGCCCAAGCCGCGAAAGCGGTCGACCACATGCTTGTTGTGGACGATTTCGTGGTAGACGTAGAGCGGAGCGCCCAGCACCTCGAGCGCGCGCTCCAGCGCTTTCACGACCATCACGACGCCCGCACAAAAGCCGTGCGGATTGGCCAACAATACTTTCATGATGCGCTCACGGGGGTCAGAGGTACGGCTGGTGTGGCCGATGGCAACAGGCCCACGGGCGTAACGAGGGCCGCGGCGGTCGGCGAGGGTTGTTCGGCCGACTTGCCGGAGAACTGCCGGAGGACGGCAAGGAATTCGTCTTCGGTCGCCAAAAACGCCTGCACCACGTCTGGATCGAAGTGGCTGCCCGACTCGGCGACGATGATCGAACGCACCACGTCGTGTGCGAAGGCGTCTT
Above is a genomic segment from Pirellulales bacterium containing:
- the ispH gene encoding 4-hydroxy-3-methylbut-2-enyl diphosphate reductase encodes the protein MKVLLANPHGFCAGVVMVVKALERALEVLGAPLYVYHEIVHNKHVVDRFRGLGVVFVDSIGDVPEGSNLLYSAHGVSPQVRQEARARKLKTIDATCPLVTKVHIEAARFARQGYTIFLIGHEGHDEVIGTMGEAPEQIILIETPDEVDRVTVTDPQRVAYLTQTTLSVDDANRVIAALRRSFPAIVGPPKEDICYATQNRQEAVRELAREADLVLVVGSRNSSNSLRLAEVAEQFANAYLIDDVSDINPDWFGGAETVVLTAGASAPEELVLECLDWLQNEFHAEVERRMVREEDVVFPLPRALR